In Rhizobium sp. ARZ01, a genomic segment contains:
- a CDS encoding ATP-binding protein translates to MAVKAPGGARSLTFRVLLLASLWSMLALVVIALVISTLYRRSAESSFQDLLRAQLYNVINSVSTDEQFQLTGSPQLGDLRFSQPQTGWYWIVEPIGENFPSEPMSSTSLGYGSIPIPDTETIPFDTRYERYYTTEDTFGNTVEVVETEVVLDQDGRTARFRVAGNRNVLEDDISAFSRNLYLALAGFGVGSLFLNAVAILIGLRPLDHVRKALEQIRAGQAERLGGIFPREIQPLVSEVNALIDSNRRIIERARMQVGNLAHSLKTPIAVLLNEARVLTVPHGELVRNQAEAMQSQVQSYLNRARIAAQRESVLARTEAASVLQRLARVMRRLNADIEFTLSIEPEDLMIAMEQQDIEEVIGNLLENAARYANTTVAIRAMLAPEEPDNGDTQRRRWIVLEVEDDGPGLEPDQIQEALKRGKRLDESKPGTGLGLSIVREITAEYQGNLTLSRGELGGLLAKLVLPAVAKDVA, encoded by the coding sequence ATGGCCGTTAAGGCGCCAGGAGGCGCGCGGTCGCTCACCTTCCGCGTGCTGCTGCTGGCGTCGCTCTGGTCGATGCTGGCCCTGGTCGTGATCGCACTCGTGATCTCGACACTCTATCGCCGCAGCGCCGAATCCAGTTTCCAGGATCTGCTTCGGGCGCAGCTCTATAACGTCATCAATTCCGTTTCGACCGATGAGCAGTTCCAGCTGACGGGGAGCCCGCAACTGGGCGATCTGCGCTTCTCGCAGCCGCAGACCGGCTGGTACTGGATCGTCGAGCCGATCGGCGAGAACTTCCCGAGCGAGCCGATGTCTTCCACCTCGCTCGGCTACGGCAGCATTCCCATTCCCGACACCGAGACCATCCCCTTCGATACGCGCTACGAGCGCTACTACACGACCGAGGACACGTTTGGAAACACGGTCGAGGTGGTCGAAACCGAGGTGGTGCTGGACCAGGACGGACGAACCGCGCGGTTCCGCGTCGCCGGCAATCGCAATGTGCTTGAGGATGACATCAGCGCCTTTTCCCGCAATCTTTATCTCGCGCTGGCCGGCTTCGGTGTCGGCAGTCTGTTTCTCAACGCGGTTGCGATCCTGATCGGCTTGAGGCCGCTCGACCATGTGCGCAAGGCGCTGGAACAGATCCGTGCGGGCCAGGCCGAGCGGCTCGGTGGCATCTTTCCGCGCGAGATCCAGCCGCTGGTGAGCGAGGTGAACGCGTTGATCGACAGCAATCGGCGCATCATCGAACGGGCGCGTATGCAGGTGGGCAATCTGGCGCATTCGCTGAAGACGCCGATCGCGGTTCTCCTGAACGAAGCGCGGGTGCTGACCGTCCCGCATGGCGAACTGGTCCGCAACCAGGCGGAGGCCATGCAGAGCCAGGTGCAATCCTATCTCAATCGCGCCCGCATCGCCGCGCAAAGGGAGTCCGTACTTGCGAGAACGGAAGCAGCGTCCGTGCTGCAGCGGCTGGCGCGGGTGATGCGGCGGCTGAACGCAGATATCGAGTTTACGCTATCGATCGAGCCAGAAGATCTGATGATCGCGATGGAGCAGCAGGACATCGAGGAGGTCATCGGCAACCTACTGGAGAACGCTGCGCGCTACGCGAATACCACCGTTGCAATTCGGGCAATGCTGGCACCTGAGGAACCCGATAACGGCGACACGCAGCGCAGGCGCTGGATCGTGCTGGAGGTGGAGGACGATGGACCAGGGCTCGAGCCGGACCAGATCCAGGAGGCGCTGAAGCGCGGTAAACGGTTGGATGAGAGCAAGCCGGGAACGGGTCTTGGTCTGTCCATCGTTCGCGAGATCACCGCCGAGTACCAGGGGAACCTTACACTTTCCCGAGGGGAACTGGGAGGGCTTCTGGCGAAGCTGGTGCTCCCGGCGGTGGCAAAGGATGTTGCCTGA
- a CDS encoding DUF2460 domain-containing protein: protein MAGFHEVRFPLRIALGTSGGPVRRTDIVSLSNGRENRNRRWQDARRQYDAGSGVRSIDDLYAVLAFFEARAGQLYGFRFRDPVDCKSCGPNEVVSATDQRIGTGDGTTAAFQLTKSYLDAGGATTRTIAKPVMGSVVISVAGAIVPAAQYSVDYAAGLITFSAGAVPKSGQIVRAGFEFDVPVRFDTDRIDIDLAQFNAGRIPSIPLVEIAP, encoded by the coding sequence ATGGCAGGATTTCACGAAGTGCGCTTTCCGCTGCGAATCGCCCTTGGAACGAGTGGCGGGCCGGTGCGGCGCACCGACATTGTCTCGCTCTCTAACGGGCGGGAAAACAGGAACCGCCGCTGGCAGGATGCAAGGCGCCAATACGATGCCGGCTCCGGCGTTCGCTCGATTGACGATCTCTACGCAGTACTTGCCTTCTTCGAGGCCCGAGCGGGACAGCTCTACGGTTTCCGCTTCCGCGATCCGGTCGACTGTAAGTCCTGCGGACCAAACGAGGTCGTTTCGGCAACCGACCAGCGGATCGGCACCGGTGACGGAACGACAGCGGCGTTTCAATTGACCAAGTCCTATCTGGACGCGGGCGGCGCAACGACACGGACGATCGCAAAGCCGGTGATGGGCAGCGTCGTCATCTCGGTCGCCGGTGCGATCGTGCCCGCGGCGCAATACTCAGTCGATTATGCAGCCGGCCTCATCACTTTCTCGGCGGGGGCCGTGCCAAAAAGTGGGCAAATCGTGCGGGCCGGCTTCGAATTTGACGTACCCGTGCGCTTCGACACCGACCGGATCGACATCGACCTGGCGCAATTCAACGCCGGGCGCATTCCATCCATCCCGCTGGTGGAGATCGCGCCATGA
- a CDS encoding DUF2163 domain-containing protein gives MRQIPEDLADHLAGDVTTVCQCWRVTRKDGTVLGLTEHDRDLSFAGLTYRAASGFQASDAEMGSGLATEASEIAGGFSSAAISEADLVAGRYDGARVEVFLVDWQHPERRMLLWSSPRSYRPGDVGSAPYFGFRRRLKRNHSPVMPDLIRHPARSSP, from the coding sequence ATGAGACAGATCCCGGAGGATCTCGCAGACCATCTCGCGGGCGACGTGACGACCGTCTGCCAATGCTGGCGGGTAACGCGCAAGGACGGGACCGTGCTGGGCCTTACCGAGCACGACCGCGACCTGTCGTTTGCCGGGCTGACCTATCGCGCCGCAAGCGGTTTTCAGGCGAGTGACGCCGAGATGGGGTCTGGGCTCGCCACCGAGGCGAGCGAGATCGCCGGCGGCTTTTCGTCGGCGGCGATCAGCGAGGCGGATCTTGTTGCCGGACGCTATGACGGTGCGCGGGTCGAAGTCTTTCTCGTCGACTGGCAGCATCCCGAGCGACGCATGCTTCTGTGGTCGAGTCCGCGATCGTACCGGCCTGGCGACGTCGGATCTGCGCCGTATTTCGGTTTCCGGAGACGGCTGAAGCGTAACCACTCTCCCGTCATGCCGGACCTGATCCGGCATCCAGCGCGCTCAAGTCCTTGA
- a CDS encoding phage tail tape measure protein has translation MTEPDGSPLVETVESAEALRSVFDDLEARSRSFGTALGSALKSATVDGRGLEDVLKGLALRISNIGLSVGLKPLEGLLASGISGLAGKATPFAKGGVVAAPTYFSSGGGLGLMGEAGAEAILPLRRGADGSLGVAASEGGGGTSIVFNVTATDAGSFMRSQGQVAAMLTRAVGRGQRGL, from the coding sequence ATGACGGAACCGGATGGCAGCCCCCTGGTCGAGACGGTGGAGAGCGCGGAAGCGTTGCGGTCGGTCTTCGACGACCTCGAAGCGCGCTCGCGCTCTTTCGGAACGGCGTTGGGAAGCGCGTTGAAATCGGCAACAGTGGACGGGCGGGGGCTGGAGGACGTGCTCAAGGGCCTGGCGCTGCGGATCAGCAATATCGGGCTTTCCGTCGGCCTGAAGCCACTGGAGGGATTGCTGGCGTCCGGAATCTCCGGGCTTGCGGGCAAGGCGACGCCCTTTGCCAAGGGCGGCGTGGTGGCCGCGCCGACCTATTTCTCCTCGGGCGGTGGTCTCGGGTTGATGGGCGAAGCCGGGGCGGAGGCGATCCTGCCGTTGCGGCGCGGTGCCGACGGATCGCTCGGGGTGGCAGCGAGCGAGGGCGGCGGCGGAACAAGCATCGTCTTCAACGTGACCGCGACAGATGCGGGAAGCTTCATGCGCTCGCAGGGGCAGGTTGCGGCGATGCTGACGCGGGCGGTCGGGCGCGGGCAGCGGGGGCTTTGA
- a CDS encoding rcc01693 family protein: MRTTRRPTAASGELNHETAPFPWEAVLHIGLCRMRLDPKIFWSMTPLEFAIAAGLRGGGNGAPDRRGLEALLQAFPDGVPAHVVRP; this comes from the coding sequence ATGCGAACTACCAGGAGGCCAACTGCCGCATCCGGCGAATTGAACCATGAGACAGCGCCTTTCCCTTGGGAGGCGGTGCTGCACATTGGCCTCTGCAGGATGCGGCTTGATCCCAAAATATTCTGGTCGATGACCCCGCTGGAGTTTGCGATAGCGGCCGGCTTGCGCGGCGGTGGCAATGGCGCGCCAGACCGGCGGGGGCTGGAAGCGCTCTTGCAGGCGTTTCCCGATGGTGTGCCAGCGCATGTGGTCCGACCCTAG
- the ccmE gene encoding cytochrome c maturation protein CcmE, whose protein sequence is MTRKQKRLAVIGGGVAFLLAAVLLVMFAFSQSIAYFYVPGDFATTKVPPGTRIRLGGLVEGGSVKRGEGSTVTFVVTDTIGTVPVTYTGILPDLFREGQGVVAEGAFVDGDPVFVADTVLAKHDETYMPKDVADRLEAQGVTLSGKETIK, encoded by the coding sequence ATGACGAGAAAACAGAAGCGATTGGCGGTTATCGGCGGCGGCGTCGCCTTCTTGCTGGCGGCGGTGCTGCTCGTGATGTTTGCCTTCAGCCAGTCGATCGCCTATTTTTACGTGCCTGGTGACTTTGCCACCACGAAAGTGCCGCCGGGCACGCGAATCCGGCTCGGCGGTCTCGTCGAGGGCGGCTCGGTGAAGCGCGGCGAGGGGTCGACGGTGACCTTCGTCGTCACCGATACGATCGGGACGGTGCCGGTGACCTATACGGGGATCCTGCCGGACCTGTTTCGCGAAGGGCAGGGTGTCGTTGCCGAGGGAGCATTCGTCGATGGTGATCCCGTTTTTGTTGCGGACACCGTACTTGCCAAGCATGACGAGACCTACATGCCGAAGGACGTGGCGGACCGCTTGGAGGCGCAGGGCGTGACGCTCAGCGGCAAGGAGACCATCAAGTGA
- the feuP gene encoding two-component system response regulator FeuP has translation MRILVVEDDENLNRQLAEALKDAGYVVDQAHDGEEGHYLGDAEPYDAVILDIGLPEMDGITVLEKWRADGKRMPVLLLTARDRWSDKVAGIDAGADDYVAKPFHVEEVLARIRALIRRAAGHASSEIVCGPVRLDTKGSKATVNGVALKLTSHEYRLLSYLMHHMGQVVSRTELVEHMYDQDFDRDSNTIEVFVGRLRKKIGVDLIETVRGLGYRMQAPTDGR, from the coding sequence ATGCGCATACTCGTGGTCGAGGACGACGAAAACCTCAACCGTCAGCTGGCCGAAGCGCTGAAGGACGCCGGCTATGTGGTCGACCAGGCCCATGACGGGGAGGAAGGACACTATCTCGGCGATGCCGAGCCCTATGACGCGGTGATCCTCGACATCGGCCTGCCGGAAATGGACGGCATTACGGTCCTCGAAAAATGGCGCGCGGACGGCAAGCGCATGCCGGTGCTGCTTTTGACGGCGCGCGATCGCTGGAGCGACAAGGTCGCCGGCATCGACGCCGGGGCCGACGACTATGTGGCAAAGCCGTTCCATGTCGAGGAGGTGCTGGCGCGCATCCGGGCGCTGATCCGGCGGGCTGCCGGGCATGCAAGTTCGGAGATCGTCTGCGGTCCCGTCCGGCTCGACACGAAGGGTTCGAAAGCGACCGTCAACGGCGTGGCGCTGAAGCTGACCTCGCACGAGTATCGGCTGCTCTCCTATCTCATGCATCACATGGGACAGGTGGTCTCGCGCACGGAACTGGTCGAACACATGTACGACCAGGATTTCGACCGCGACAGCAACACGATCGAGGTTTTCGTCGGCCGGCTGCGCAAGAAAATCGGTGTCGACCTGATCGAGACCGTTCGCGGCCTCGGCTACCGCATGCAAGCGCCGACCGATGGCCGTTAA
- a CDS encoding glycoside hydrolase/phage tail family protein → MATILFQAAGAALGGIFGPFGAIAGRAIGAIAGSAVDQALLGGSSTIRGSRLQDARIPGADEGAAINRVYGTVRVGGTLIWATRFDEEVTSERSGGKSTGPRVETYSYYANFAVGICEGPIAGVRRVWADGRELDLSDVPMRIHRGEPDQQLDPLIEAKQGPGNAPAYRGLAYAVFERLPLDSFGNRIPILQFEVLRPTGTLEKRIRAVTIIPGSSEHGYDPRKVAERLGKGEGRNINRNNRIAATDWSASIDELEALCPNLERVALVVAWFGTDLRAGHCRIVPGVEVAERSDESRPWRVAGIGRGAAHLVSGNDGAPAYGGTPSDESVVAAIADLKARGLKVYLYPFVLMDVPAGNDLPDPYGGTGQAAYPWRGRITCHPATGRPGSADKTAAARSQVEAFCNGDEGYRRMVLHYAHLADGAGGVDGFIIGSEMRGLTHLRDGAEAFPFVEALCELAQDVRSVVGPVTNLTYGADWSEYFGYHPADGSGEVHFNLDPLWASPAIDAVGIDNYMPLSDWRDGDALSGNPDGFRLPDDEAGMRGMIEGGEGFDWYYASDADRAARLRSPITDGMAGRHWLYRYKDLTGWWTNRHFDRVDCAEASVPTAWVPRSKPIWFTELGCPAVDKGTNQPNVFTDPKSAENALPYFSGGGRADAMQRRFLDAHHRWWQGSSAEPGMVDPDHVFVWTWDARPYPAFPENDALWADGHNWQLGHWLNGRLGATTVADAIAAILKDHGFADFDVSMVSGDLVGFVHAEPGSARSLLEPLMAAFQIDAVEENGILRFRSRLRAALPAVSIDVLAERPDETAFEEVRGHPSEYAGEAILDHISDTSAYQRVTARSRRMTADNDRVLRLSLPAVLHAGAASGAIESALRDHRAGMRKLTFRLPLNALAVMPGDVVRLNEGPDGRFLVTRVTEGAVREVEAQSFAGGEASAQVPFARQAARAGGGLESAAFLPELQFLDLPCFDAGPEESFARIAAYAKPWRPILISSSPGTDGYVARVRLDRPARIGQLSAALEPGCVGRFDLANAIELELPFGTMSSKARNAVLGGENRIAIGSPSGHWEVIGFLDAEETAPRRWRLSGLLRGLAGSEDAMAEGHTAGAVAVLLDAAVRPLGLLADEAGRSINWIAEARGVTEAITPIVFAGGVRARTPIAPVHLKGRRLSGDAIGFSWTRRARLNADSWEGYDISLDEPFESYRIEILAGEAIVRSVETTQPYFEYAAADEIADFGEVQAQITIRVRQLGLAVREGIAAQKVVKL, encoded by the coding sequence ATGGCGACAATTCTTTTCCAGGCGGCGGGCGCAGCGCTCGGCGGCATCTTTGGACCGTTCGGGGCGATCGCGGGGCGTGCAATCGGCGCCATTGCCGGATCTGCCGTCGATCAGGCACTGCTTGGCGGCAGCTCGACGATCCGGGGAAGCAGATTGCAGGATGCGCGCATCCCAGGCGCGGACGAGGGGGCGGCGATCAACCGGGTCTATGGCACGGTACGCGTCGGCGGCACGCTGATCTGGGCGACGCGCTTCGATGAAGAAGTGACCTCCGAGCGTTCCGGCGGCAAATCGACTGGGCCGCGTGTCGAGACCTACAGCTACTACGCAAATTTCGCTGTCGGCATCTGCGAGGGGCCGATTGCCGGCGTGCGGCGCGTTTGGGCCGACGGTCGGGAGCTCGACCTTTCCGACGTGCCGATGCGGATCCACCGGGGAGAGCCGGACCAACAACTGGATCCACTGATCGAGGCGAAGCAGGGGCCGGGCAACGCGCCGGCCTATCGCGGGCTTGCCTATGCCGTCTTCGAGCGGCTGCCGCTCGACAGCTTTGGCAACCGCATCCCGATCCTGCAATTTGAGGTCCTGAGGCCGACCGGAACGCTGGAGAAGCGCATCCGCGCGGTGACGATCATTCCCGGCTCCAGCGAGCATGGCTACGATCCGCGCAAGGTGGCTGAGCGACTTGGCAAGGGCGAGGGGCGCAACATCAACCGCAACAACCGGATCGCCGCGACCGACTGGTCGGCGTCGATCGACGAGTTGGAGGCGCTCTGCCCCAATCTCGAACGGGTGGCACTGGTCGTTGCCTGGTTCGGGACGGACCTGCGTGCTGGTCACTGCAGGATCGTGCCGGGGGTGGAGGTCGCGGAGCGTAGCGACGAGAGCCGGCCCTGGCGGGTTGCCGGCATCGGACGCGGTGCGGCGCATCTCGTCAGTGGGAACGATGGCGCGCCGGCCTATGGCGGCACGCCATCGGACGAGAGCGTGGTTGCGGCCATCGCGGACCTGAAGGCGCGCGGGCTGAAGGTCTATCTCTATCCCTTCGTGCTGATGGACGTTCCGGCCGGCAATGACCTGCCGGACCCCTATGGCGGCACCGGTCAGGCCGCCTATCCCTGGCGGGGCCGGATCACTTGCCACCCGGCGACGGGGCGGCCGGGCAGCGCCGACAAGACGGCAGCAGCGCGCAGCCAGGTCGAAGCGTTTTGCAACGGCGATGAGGGTTATCGGCGGATGGTGCTGCACTACGCGCATCTGGCCGATGGCGCAGGCGGCGTGGACGGTTTCATCATCGGCTCGGAGATGCGGGGGCTGACGCATCTGCGCGACGGGGCGGAGGCCTTCCCGTTTGTCGAGGCGCTGTGCGAGTTGGCGCAGGACGTGCGATCCGTCGTCGGACCTGTGACGAATCTGACCTACGGCGCCGACTGGAGCGAGTACTTTGGGTATCACCCGGCAGACGGCAGCGGTGAGGTGCACTTCAACCTCGATCCGCTCTGGGCCTCGCCTGCGATCGACGCTGTCGGCATCGACAACTACATGCCGCTTTCCGACTGGCGCGACGGCGATGCGCTTTCGGGCAACCCGGACGGATTTCGCCTGCCGGACGACGAAGCCGGCATGCGGGGGATGATCGAGGGTGGCGAGGGGTTCGACTGGTACTATGCGAGCGACGCGGACCGGGCCGCGCGGCTGCGGTCGCCGATCACCGACGGTATGGCGGGCAGGCACTGGCTCTACCGCTACAAGGATCTCACCGGCTGGTGGACGAACCGGCATTTCGACCGGGTCGACTGTGCGGAAGCGTCCGTGCCGACAGCCTGGGTGCCGCGGTCGAAGCCGATCTGGTTCACCGAACTCGGCTGCCCGGCGGTCGACAAGGGCACAAACCAGCCGAATGTCTTCACCGACCCGAAGAGCGCCGAGAACGCGCTGCCTTACTTTTCCGGCGGCGGGCGGGCGGATGCGATGCAACGCCGGTTCCTCGATGCTCATCACCGCTGGTGGCAGGGAAGCAGCGCCGAGCCAGGCATGGTCGATCCGGATCACGTTTTCGTCTGGACCTGGGACGCGCGGCCCTATCCGGCCTTTCCGGAAAATGACGCGCTCTGGGCCGACGGACACAACTGGCAGCTTGGCCATTGGCTGAACGGGCGGCTCGGGGCGACGACGGTTGCTGATGCGATCGCCGCGATCCTGAAGGACCATGGCTTTGCCGACTTCGACGTGTCGATGGTGAGCGGCGATCTCGTGGGTTTCGTGCACGCGGAGCCCGGCTCGGCGCGCAGTCTGCTGGAGCCGCTGATGGCGGCGTTTCAGATCGATGCGGTGGAGGAGAACGGCATTCTGCGCTTCCGCTCGCGCCTGCGCGCGGCACTGCCTGCAGTATCGATCGACGTTCTGGCGGAGCGGCCGGACGAGACGGCCTTCGAGGAGGTGCGCGGGCATCCAAGCGAATATGCCGGTGAGGCGATCCTGGATCATATTTCCGATACGTCCGCCTACCAGCGGGTAACGGCGCGTTCTCGGCGGATGACGGCGGACAATGACCGCGTGCTGCGGCTGTCGCTGCCGGCGGTATTGCACGCCGGTGCCGCCTCCGGGGCAATCGAAAGCGCACTGCGCGATCATCGGGCCGGCATGCGGAAGTTGACCTTCCGGCTACCGCTGAACGCACTCGCAGTCATGCCGGGCGACGTGGTGCGGCTGAATGAGGGGCCGGACGGTCGTTTTCTGGTGACGCGTGTCACGGAAGGCGCCGTGCGCGAGGTGGAGGCACAGAGCTTTGCCGGCGGTGAGGCGAGCGCCCAGGTGCCATTTGCCAGACAGGCGGCGCGGGCCGGCGGCGGGCTGGAATCGGCGGCGTTCCTGCCTGAACTGCAGTTCCTCGACCTGCCGTGTTTCGATGCCGGACCGGAGGAGAGTTTTGCGCGTATTGCCGCTTATGCCAAGCCCTGGCGGCCGATCCTGATTTCGTCCTCGCCCGGAACCGATGGATACGTCGCACGCGTGCGGCTCGATCGTCCGGCGCGTATCGGTCAGTTGTCCGCGGCACTCGAGCCGGGGTGTGTCGGGCGATTCGATCTCGCAAACGCGATCGAGCTCGAACTGCCCTTCGGCACCATGTCGTCGAAGGCGCGAAACGCGGTGCTTGGGGGAGAAAACCGAATTGCCATCGGCTCGCCCTCGGGACATTGGGAGGTCATAGGCTTTCTCGATGCGGAAGAAACAGCGCCCAGGCGCTGGCGGTTGAGCGGTCTGCTGCGCGGGCTTGCGGGCAGCGAAGATGCGATGGCGGAGGGGCATACGGCGGGCGCTGTCGCGGTGCTTCTGGATGCCGCCGTTCGGCCGCTCGGGCTCCTGGCGGACGAGGCTGGCCGCAGCATCAACTGGATTGCCGAGGCAAGGGGCGTGACGGAGGCGATCACGCCGATCGTCTTTGCCGGCGGGGTGCGCGCAAGAACGCCGATTGCGCCCGTGCATCTTAAAGGCAGACGGCTGTCGGGCGACGCAATCGGTTTTTCATGGACGCGACGGGCACGTCTGAACGCGGACAGCTGGGAGGGTTACGACATTTCGCTCGATGAGCCATTCGAAAGCTATCGCATTGAAATTCTTGCAGGTGAAGCGATCGTGCGGTCTGTCGAGACCACCCAGCCCTATTTCGAATATGCGGCAGCCGATGAGATCGCCGATTTCGGCGAAGTGCAGGCGCAGATCACTATCCGCGTACGTCAGCTTGGCCTTGCGGTCCGCGAAGGGATCGCGGCGCAGAAAGTGGTGAAACTCTAA
- the ccmI gene encoding c-type cytochrome biogenesis protein CcmI, translated as MLFWILVAVLTAVVAVFLLVPLLRAGRSADLAEAHDAEVYRDQLGELARDQASGLIGENEAELARAEIARRLIAAKAREASATPVVSERRNRLAQAAIMVLLPAIGLGLYISTGNPDLPARPLAARLAEPGNDLNILIAKAERHLVENPNDGAGWELLAPIYFRNGRIEDSANAYREAIRALGPSPERLDGFAEVLIALADGIVTKDAREVLQQSEALDAKNPRTRYYLALALEQEGKREEAKAAFEVLVKDSPADAPWLPLVNRHIAGLAGSAEQAAPGNPTEQDVAAASQMDAEGRKQMIAGMVESLADKLKEDPDNFEGWMRIIRSYMVLDQREAAEEALRTALKNFPPDSENGKRLLALAGELQITAEGNEQ; from the coding sequence ATGCTTTTCTGGATCCTCGTTGCCGTCCTGACCGCTGTCGTTGCGGTCTTCCTGCTCGTACCGCTGCTGCGGGCCGGGCGAAGTGCCGATCTTGCCGAAGCGCATGACGCCGAGGTCTATCGGGACCAACTCGGCGAACTCGCGCGAGACCAGGCGTCTGGACTGATCGGCGAAAACGAAGCGGAACTGGCGCGCGCCGAAATCGCAAGGCGACTGATCGCCGCCAAGGCGCGCGAGGCAAGCGCGACACCGGTCGTTTCGGAGCGTCGCAATCGGCTGGCGCAGGCAGCGATCATGGTTCTGCTCCCGGCCATCGGGCTCGGTCTCTATATTTCGACAGGAAATCCGGACCTTCCTGCCCGACCACTGGCAGCACGTCTCGCCGAGCCTGGCAACGATCTCAATATCCTGATCGCCAAGGCCGAGCGTCATCTGGTTGAAAACCCGAATGACGGAGCGGGCTGGGAACTGCTGGCGCCGATCTATTTCCGCAATGGCCGGATCGAGGATTCCGCCAATGCCTATCGCGAAGCGATCCGCGCCCTCGGCCCGTCGCCGGAACGGCTTGACGGCTTTGCCGAAGTGCTGATTGCGCTTGCCGACGGCATCGTCACGAAGGATGCGCGCGAAGTCCTGCAACAGTCCGAGGCGCTGGACGCGAAGAACCCGCGCACCCGGTATTACCTGGCGCTGGCGCTGGAGCAGGAAGGCAAGCGCGAGGAGGCGAAGGCCGCCTTCGAGGTGTTGGTCAAGGATTCTCCGGCCGACGCGCCGTGGCTTCCGCTCGTCAACCGCCATATTGCCGGCCTCGCCGGCAGCGCAGAACAAGCGGCACCCGGAAACCCGACCGAGCAGGATGTTGCTGCGGCGTCGCAGATGGATGCCGAGGGGCGCAAGCAGATGATTGCCGGGATGGTCGAGAGCCTCGCCGACAAGCTGAAAGAGGATCCGGACAATTTCGAGGGATGGATGCGCATCATCCGGTCCTACATGGTACTGGATCAAAGAGAGGCGGCAGAAGAGGCGCTACGCACGGCGCTGAAAAACTTCCCGCCCGACAGCGAAAACGGCAAGCGGTTGCTGGCGCTGGCCGGCGAGCTTCAGATTACGGCCGAAGGTAACGAACAATGA
- a CDS encoding phage portal protein has protein sequence MRFPFLLPWRRAGAQRVAVPEKKATGFVTLTAEGRARWSSRSYASLAREGFMKNPVAHRAVRMIAEAAASVPWLVYEGEDELADDPLAELLVRPNGRMGGNEFFEALYGHLLLSGNAFVEGVRIGAGLRELHLLRPDRMRVIEGRDGWPEAYEYRVGGSVRRYPAGEAATGEGGGVLHLRLFHPLDDHLGFAPLEAASVALDLSNAAAHWNKALLDNSARPSGALVYQPKEGGNLSADQYDRLKAELEEGYSGPAQAGRPMLLEGGLDWKAMGMSPREMDFIEAKNGAARDIALAFGVPPMLIGIPGDATYANYQEANCRIRRIEP, from the coding sequence ATGAGATTTCCGTTTCTTCTGCCCTGGCGGCGCGCCGGGGCGCAACGCGTTGCCGTCCCCGAAAAGAAGGCGACGGGGTTCGTGACACTGACCGCCGAGGGGCGGGCACGGTGGTCCAGCAGAAGCTACGCATCGCTGGCGCGCGAAGGGTTCATGAAGAATCCCGTTGCGCATCGGGCGGTGCGGATGATCGCCGAAGCTGCGGCTTCGGTGCCCTGGCTCGTCTACGAGGGCGAGGATGAACTGGCGGACGACCCGCTGGCGGAGCTGCTCGTGCGGCCGAATGGCCGGATGGGCGGTAACGAGTTCTTCGAGGCGCTGTACGGGCATCTGCTGCTCTCGGGCAACGCCTTCGTCGAGGGGGTCCGTATCGGGGCGGGCCTGCGCGAACTGCACCTGCTGCGCCCGGACCGGATGCGGGTGATCGAGGGGCGCGACGGCTGGCCCGAGGCCTACGAGTATCGGGTCGGCGGTAGTGTGCGACGCTATCCGGCGGGAGAGGCCGCGACGGGTGAGGGCGGGGGTGTGCTGCATTTGCGGCTATTTCATCCGCTCGACGATCATCTTGGCTTCGCTCCGCTTGAGGCGGCCTCGGTGGCGCTCGACCTCTCCAACGCTGCGGCGCACTGGAACAAGGCGCTGCTCGACAACTCGGCGCGGCCCTCGGGCGCGCTCGTCTACCAGCCGAAGGAGGGCGGCAACCTTTCAGCCGATCAGTACGACCGGCTGAAGGCGGAACTGGAGGAGGGCTACTCCGGCCCCGCGCAGGCCGGCCGACCGATGCTGCTGGAGGGCGGGCTGGACTGGAAGGCGATGGGGATGAGCCCGCGCGAGATGGATTTCATCGAGGCGAAGAACGGGGCGGCACGCGACATCGCGCTCGCCTTCGGGGTACCGCCGATGCTGATCGGCATTCCCGGTGATGCGACCTATGCGAACTACCAGGAGGCCAACTGCCGCATCCGGCGAATTGAACCATGA